A window of the Cicer arietinum cultivar CDC Frontier isolate Library 1 chromosome 6, Cicar.CDCFrontier_v2.0, whole genome shotgun sequence genome harbors these coding sequences:
- the LOC113788223 gene encoding uncharacterized protein, translating to MKTIRLFLSNTNEKADKNAANGEKLTILHTLGSKTLARKRDELELRDGRKYSRGEMYSICHKKSDGSFVNDEAKEKYEQLQAEIGKTPSPNEAFVNVFGEEHPGYVRCVGLGITPSQITTSASHSVRSMSSSEANEKMEKMQAEIDRLKKRDYEVDMLKEQIAFLMQMQNSRDKQAMDIESPIDGRRSSESNHQPDDRGTTSLGTN from the exons ATGAAGACAATTAGACTATTTTTGTCCAATACAAAC GAGAAGGCTGATAAAAATGCTGCAAATGGAGAAAAGCTAACGATCCTTCATACATTAGGCTCTAAGACGCTTGCAAGGAAGAGGGATGAGTTG GAACTGAGAGATGGTCGAAAATACAGTAGGGGTGAAATGTATTCAATTTGTCATAAAAAGTCTGATGGGTCATTTGTCAACGACGAAGCCAAGGAAAAATAT GAACAATTGCAAGCTGAAATTGGGAAGACTCCTTCTCCAAATGAAGCATTTGTTAATGTGTTTGGAGAAGAACATCCTGGATATGTTCGTTGTGTGGGACTTGGAATAACACCGTCACAAATTACTACATCTGCTTCTCACTCTGTAAGATCAATGTCTTCCTCTGAAGCTAATGAAAAGATGGAGAAAATGCAAGCTGAAATTGATAGGCTTAAGAAAAGGGATTATGAAGTTGATATGTTGAAGGAGCAAATTGCTTTCTTGATGCAAATGCAAAATTCTAGAGACAAACAg gcaATGGACATAGAATCGCCAATAGATGGTAGACGTTCATCTGAGTCCAACCACCAACCTGATGATCGTGGAACAACATCATTAGGGACTAATTAG